In one Mastacembelus armatus chromosome 19, fMasArm1.2, whole genome shotgun sequence genomic region, the following are encoded:
- the znf668 gene encoding zinc finger protein 668 isoform X1, with protein sequence MASSPPGIPPLEEDDSQQEEEVVRDHPAKKRGRGRPPKAKPLFKCCTCTEAFRSLSALRSHKLSAHVKDRQQQHSCSQCAKTFSSKAQLSKHERTHSAQRPFQCPDCHKAYKTPTELRNHSRSHTGEKPFVCTECGKAFMQAICLRIHMTQHSGERPYSCRQCSKSYPTLSKLKVHMRSHTGEKPYFCAECGKSFADPSVFRKHRRNHQGHRPYVCDECGKTYTELKDLKNHERSHTGEKPYLCSDCGKAFSRSSSLACHQRIHSQNKPYQCEQCGKGFTQLSSYQSHLRTHSGEKPFLCPQCGKMFSDPSSFRRHQRAHLGFKPYPCDKCSKRFRQPADLAVHERVHSGERPYKCQSCDKAFVASWDLRRHMLVHTGLRPFSCTECDKSFAERSSLNKHRRVHSGERPFKCEECLKSFVVSSSLRKHERTHLAEQSEQQQQQQQHQQQQQQQQQQQQQQQETEAGSASGFTAHTTLPQFSCTHCDATFGSWDEVQAHENLHSINSASATVTKILPLGSHVCETCQAEFAQLEDLQEHEKQHPKPRPHVCNSCGKGFLNKSGLRKHQKIHSTSKPHSCPHCSKAFLFAAYLRKHLRTHTDASHQISDINIIHTDPLPSPPPPSEVPPSTVEPSAISLTVPVTVPVTAFQPLPEYLVKEEGL encoded by the coding sequence ATGGCCTCTTCACCCCCGGGCATCCCACCTCTTGAAGAAGATGACAGTCAGCAAGAGGAAGAAGTGGTCAGGGATCACCCTGCTAAAAAACGTGGCAGAGGCAGGCCTCCGAAAGCCAAGCCTTTATTCAAATGCTGTACATGCACAGAGGCTTTCAGGAGTCTGTCAGCTCTGCGGAGCCACAAGCTTTCAGCACACGTGAAGGACCGCCAGCAGCAGCACTCATGTTCTCAGTGTGCTAAAACGTTCTCCAGCAAGGCTCAGCTCTCAAAGCATGAGCGCACCCACTCAGCCCAGCGACCCTTTCAGTGCCCCGACTGCCACAAGGCTTATAAGACACCCACGGAGCTGCGCAACCATAGCCGCTCTCATACTGGGGAAAAACCTTTCGTGTGCACAGAATGTGGTAAGGCCTTCATGCAGGCTATTTGCCTAAGGATCCATATGACACAGCACAGTGGGGAACGACCCTACTCTTGCCGTCAGTGCTCCAAGAGCTACCCCACCCTGTCTAAACTGAAGGTGCACATGCGCTCtcacacaggagagaagccatacttCTGTGCTGAGTGCGGTAAGAGTTTTGCAGACCCCTCTGTGTTCCGAAAACACAGACGGAACCACCAGGGCCATCGACCATATGTTTGTGATGAGTGTGGGAAAACATACACAGAGCTGAAAGACCTGAAAAACCACGAGCGCTCCCACACTGGAGAAAAGCCTTACCTGTGCTCAGACTGTGGCAAAGCCTTCTCCCGCTCCTCCTCTCTGGCCTGCCATCAGCGCATTCACTCCCAGAATAAACCCTACCAGTGTGAGCAGTGTGGCAAAGGATTCACTCAGCTGTCCTCCTACCAATCTCATCTGCGCACTCACTCTGGTGAGAAGCCGTTCCTCTGTCCGCAGTGTGGCAAGATGTTTTCTGACCCATCCAGTTTTCGTCGCCACCAGCGAGCTCACTTGGGCTTTAAGCCTTACCCCTGCGATAAGTGTTCCAAGAGGTTCAGGCAGCCAGCTGATCTGGCTGTGCATGAACGCGTTCACTCTGGAGAGAGGCCTTACAAATGCCAGAGCTGTGACAAAGCCTTTGTGGCATCCTGGGATCTGCGGCGCCACATGCTTGTCCACACAGGTCTCAGGCCCTTCTCATGCACTGAGTGCGACAAGTCATTCGCTGAGCGCTCCAGCCTCAACAAGCACCGGCGTGTACACTCTGGAGAGAGGCCTTTCAAATGTGAGGAGTGTCTGAAGTCATTTGTTGTGTCCTCAAGCCTGCGCAAACATGAGAGAACTCACTTAGCTGAGCagtctgagcagcagcagcagcagcagcagcaccaacagcagcaacagcagcagcagcagcagcaacagcaacaacaggagACAGAGGCTGGGTCAGCATCAGGCTTTACTGCCCACACGACTCTCCCTCAGTTCTCCTGTACGCACTGTGATGCTACATTTGGAAGCTGGGATGAAGTTCAAGCTCATGAAAATCTTCACTCAATCAACTCCGCTTCTGCGACTGTTACCAAAATCTTGCCACTGGGCTCACATGTCTGTGAAACCTGCCAGGCAGAGTTTGCACAGCTGGAAGACTTGCAGGAGCACGAGAAGCAGCATCCCAAACCGAGGCCTCATGTCTGCAACAGCTGCGGCAAAGGCTTCCTTAACAAATCTGGACTGCGTAAACACCAGAAGATCCACTCCACCAGCAAACCTCACAGCTGCCCCCACTGTAGCAAAGCCTTTCTGTTTGCTGCCTACCTTCGCAAGCACTTACGGACTCACACAGACGCTTCTCATCaaatcagtgacataaacattATACACACTGACCCACTTCCATCTCCTCCACCCCCCAGTGAGGTTCCTCCCTCCACTGTTGAACCCAGTGCCATATCTCTGACGGTTCCAGTGACTGTACCTGTGACTGCTTTTCAGCCTCTGCCAGAGTACTTGGTGAAAGAAGAGGGActttaa
- the LOC113135260 gene encoding circularly permutated Ras protein 1-like isoform X2, translating into MEFASEFVYVPPSASQKDVQRFNGHVVKRSALLPPVNWLRPRVPPPPPPTAEAKTSKSSPSSPKISERLDKSKEVKKVEKLTVLEKAEFHNKIGATSSISTAPEQTMPSRKIALLPPHMRHASNNQTLSYSQPLNDSEALPYDVPRSHPDSDAHPWDPDYCYTTPEGSGGDMKLPDADTNNLPGHTPALPPRPSFMKSIPDYVLVLPPSSLSSQKSPSTSSPSLSHDKGPLPGNPNVVLVSLGKLVSEDRVQPIHGKPTSCSHCGSVLDSCYQNEVGRCCFCQAWELTSRPSKPQNLSRGYQDGLFLLNPDETPQCDGHALVLFCIDISGSMSITSQVSEGEHTVHRTRLQFVQEAVLQCVQRLSEEQPDIRVGLITFNYQVTLHGHENAMSCFISGAELTDVDYLKEAAASFPSPPPLSHTKDHLQRQITGLSESGTTALGPAALLAVSMASRQPGSKVIICTDGKANTELGNLEEEDIDARTLLTSTIFYQELGENAANQGVTVSVLSIEGTDCRLDEVGRLADRTGGQVVIASPNRLHPEFEQIIENRTIATHCTVTLLLPTSLRLRGEREAGHKGTREVGNVDPNIEITFQFGVHEGDTEVPPPSSGSCVPIQLQIRYRQRNGQRMLRVITSDKDVTDDSSAVLSSLSLAIIQLNSSQASAALAVRGRFFDAVKEGELQRELIERAIEHNRSADDKQTYQDWVKTMEPIYNNIHNFTRRKSVISDSQSLTDAGAALLYTMKHSNRKSISLKNKHKL; encoded by the exons ATGGAATTTGCTTCTGAGTTTGTTTATGTGCCACCGTCAGCAAGTCAGAAGGACGTGCAACGATTTAATGGTCATGTCGTAAAACGCTCAG ctctcctccctcctgttAACTGGCTCCGTCCTCGagttcctccccctcctcctccaacaGCAGAAGCCAAAACATCTAAATCCAGCCCATCTTCCCCAAAGATCAGTGAACGTCTGGACAAGAGcaaggaggtgaagaaggttgAGAAGCTCACAGTCTTGGAAAAAGCagaatttcacaataaaattgGTGCAACTTCTTCCATCAGTACAGCACCTGAGCAGACAATGCCATCTCGGAAAATAG CTCTTCTTCCACCACACATGAGACATGCGTCAAACAACCAGACCCTTAGTTACAGCCAGCCGCTCAATGACAGCGAGGCATTACCTTATGACGTGCCAAGGAGTCATCCGGATTCAGATGCCCATCCCTGGGACCCAGATTACTGCTACACCACACCAGAAGGGAGTGGTGGTGACATGAAGCTACCAGATGCTGATACTAACAATTTGCCAGGCCATACACCAG CCCTCCCTCCGAGACCTTCATTCATGAAGTCAATTCCAGACTATGTGCTGGTGTTACCCCCCTCTTCTCTATCCTCTCAGAAATCCCCTTCGACCTCGTCGCCTTCACTGTCTCATG ATAAAGGGCCTCTTCCAGGGAATCCTAATGTGGTCCTTGTCAGTTTAGGAAAATTAGTCTCAGAGGACAGAG TGCAGCCCATACATGGAAAACCCACATCATGCTCCCATTGTGGCTCTGTGCTGGACTCCTGCTATCAAAATGAG GTTGGCAGGTGTTGCTTCTGTCAGGCCTGGGAGTTGACCAGCAGACCCAGTAAACCACAGAATCTTTCGAGAGGTTACCAGGACGGCCTTTTTCTCCTCAACCCCGATGAAACGCCCCAGTGTGACGGCCATGCTCTGGTGCTCTTCTGCATCGATATCTCAGGCTCCATGAGCATCACCTCCCAG GTGTCGGAGGGAGAGCACACTGTCCACAGAACCCGCCTCCag TTTGTCCAGGAAGCCGTGCTGCAGTGTGTCCAGAGACTAAGTGAAGAACAACCTGACATAAGAGTGGGGCTCATCACCTTCAACTATCAG GTGACTCTGCATGGACATGAGAATGCCATGTCATGTTTCATCAGTGGTGCTGAGTTGACCGATGTAGATTATCTGAAAGAGGCTGCAGCCAGTTTCCCCAGTCCACCGCCACTCTCACACACCAAGGACCACTTACAGAGACAAATAACTGG ATTATCTGAGAGTGGGACCACAGCTCTGGGCCCAGCTGCTCTCTTGGCTGTGTCAATGGCCTCCAGACAGCCTGGCTCAAAG GTGATTATCTGTACAGATGGGAAGGCAAACACAGAGTTAGGAaacctggaggaggaggatatTGATGCTCGCACACTCCTCACATCCACCATCTTTTACCAGGAGCTGGGGGAAAATGCTGCTAATCAGGG TGTGACAGTCTCTGTGCTGTCCATAGAGGGAACAGACTGCAGGCTGGATGAGGTGGGAAGGCTCGCTGATCGCACTGGAGGGCAA GTGGTAATAGCAAGTCCCAATAGGCTGCACCCAGAGTTTGAACAGATCATTGAGAACAGGACCATAGCTACACACTGTACTGTGACACTACTGCTGCCCACATCTCT gcGTTtgagaggggagagggaggcaggACACAAAGGGACCAGAGAGGTGGGGAATGTGGACCCCAATATAGAGATTACCTTCCAGTTTGGAGTCCATGAAGGGGACACAGAag tgccTCCGCCATCGTCTGGCAGCTGTGTCCCCATCCAGCTGCAGATCAGGTACAGGCAGAGGAACGGACAGAGAATGCTCCGAGTGATAACGTCAGACAAAGATGTTACAGATGACAG CTCAGCAGtcctgtcctctctgtctctggccaTCATCCAGCTCAACTCATCACAGGCCAGCGCCGCTCTGGCCGTCAGAGGCCGCTTTTTCGACGCTGTGAAGGAAGGAGAGCTACAGAGGGAACTGATCGAGAGAGCAAT aGAGCATAATCGCAGTGCAGATGACAAACAGACATACCAAGACTGGGTTAAAACCATGGAGCCAATATACAACAACATACACAACTTCACAAGG aGAAAATCTGTCATTTCAGACTCACAG TCTCTAACAGATGCTGGTGCGGCACTGCTCTATACCATGAAGCACAGCAACAGGAAGTCCATATCACTaaagaataaacacaaactcTAA
- the znf668 gene encoding zinc finger protein 668 isoform X2: MASSPPGIPPLEEDDSQQEEEVVRDHPAKKRGRGRPPKAKPLFKCCTCTEAFRSLSALRSHKLSAHVKDRQQQHSCSQCAKTFSSKAQLSKHERTHSAQRPFQCPDCHKAYKTPTELRNHSRSHTGEKPFVCTECGKAFMQAICLRIHMTQHSGERPYSCRQCSKSYPTLSKLKVHMRSHTGEKPYFCAECGKSFADPSVFRKHRRNHQGHRPYVCDECGKTYTELKDLKNHERSHTGEKPYLCSDCGKAFSRSSSLACHQRIHSQNKPYQCEQCGKGFTQLSSYQSHLRTHSGEKPFLCPQCGKMFSDPSSFRRHQRAHLGFKPYPCDKCSKRFRQPADLAVHERVHSGERPYKCQSCDKAFVASWDLRRHMLVHTGLRPFSCTECDKSFAERSSLNKHRRVHSGERPFKCEECLKSFVVSSSLRKHERTHLAEQSEQQQQQQQQQQQETEAGSASGFTAHTTLPQFSCTHCDATFGSWDEVQAHENLHSINSASATVTKILPLGSHVCETCQAEFAQLEDLQEHEKQHPKPRPHVCNSCGKGFLNKSGLRKHQKIHSTSKPHSCPHCSKAFLFAAYLRKHLRTHTDASHQISDINIIHTDPLPSPPPPSEVPPSTVEPSAISLTVPVTVPVTAFQPLPEYLVKEEGL, encoded by the exons ATGGCCTCTTCACCCCCGGGCATCCCACCTCTTGAAGAAGATGACAGTCAGCAAGAGGAAGAAGTGGTCAGGGATCACCCTGCTAAAAAACGTGGCAGAGGCAGGCCTCCGAAAGCCAAGCCTTTATTCAAATGCTGTACATGCACAGAGGCTTTCAGGAGTCTGTCAGCTCTGCGGAGCCACAAGCTTTCAGCACACGTGAAGGACCGCCAGCAGCAGCACTCATGTTCTCAGTGTGCTAAAACGTTCTCCAGCAAGGCTCAGCTCTCAAAGCATGAGCGCACCCACTCAGCCCAGCGACCCTTTCAGTGCCCCGACTGCCACAAGGCTTATAAGACACCCACGGAGCTGCGCAACCATAGCCGCTCTCATACTGGGGAAAAACCTTTCGTGTGCACAGAATGTGGTAAGGCCTTCATGCAGGCTATTTGCCTAAGGATCCATATGACACAGCACAGTGGGGAACGACCCTACTCTTGCCGTCAGTGCTCCAAGAGCTACCCCACCCTGTCTAAACTGAAGGTGCACATGCGCTCtcacacaggagagaagccatacttCTGTGCTGAGTGCGGTAAGAGTTTTGCAGACCCCTCTGTGTTCCGAAAACACAGACGGAACCACCAGGGCCATCGACCATATGTTTGTGATGAGTGTGGGAAAACATACACAGAGCTGAAAGACCTGAAAAACCACGAGCGCTCCCACACTGGAGAAAAGCCTTACCTGTGCTCAGACTGTGGCAAAGCCTTCTCCCGCTCCTCCTCTCTGGCCTGCCATCAGCGCATTCACTCCCAGAATAAACCCTACCAGTGTGAGCAGTGTGGCAAAGGATTCACTCAGCTGTCCTCCTACCAATCTCATCTGCGCACTCACTCTGGTGAGAAGCCGTTCCTCTGTCCGCAGTGTGGCAAGATGTTTTCTGACCCATCCAGTTTTCGTCGCCACCAGCGAGCTCACTTGGGCTTTAAGCCTTACCCCTGCGATAAGTGTTCCAAGAGGTTCAGGCAGCCAGCTGATCTGGCTGTGCATGAACGCGTTCACTCTGGAGAGAGGCCTTACAAATGCCAGAGCTGTGACAAAGCCTTTGTGGCATCCTGGGATCTGCGGCGCCACATGCTTGTCCACACAGGTCTCAGGCCCTTCTCATGCACTGAGTGCGACAAGTCATTCGCTGAGCGCTCCAGCCTCAACAAGCACCGGCGTGTACACTCTGGAGAGAGGCCTTTCAAATGTGAGGAGTGTCTGAAGTCATTTGTTGTGTCCTCAAGCCTGCGCAAACATGAGAGAACTCACTTAGCTGAGCagtctgag cagcagcagcagcagcagcaacagcaacaacaggagACAGAGGCTGGGTCAGCATCAGGCTTTACTGCCCACACGACTCTCCCTCAGTTCTCCTGTACGCACTGTGATGCTACATTTGGAAGCTGGGATGAAGTTCAAGCTCATGAAAATCTTCACTCAATCAACTCCGCTTCTGCGACTGTTACCAAAATCTTGCCACTGGGCTCACATGTCTGTGAAACCTGCCAGGCAGAGTTTGCACAGCTGGAAGACTTGCAGGAGCACGAGAAGCAGCATCCCAAACCGAGGCCTCATGTCTGCAACAGCTGCGGCAAAGGCTTCCTTAACAAATCTGGACTGCGTAAACACCAGAAGATCCACTCCACCAGCAAACCTCACAGCTGCCCCCACTGTAGCAAAGCCTTTCTGTTTGCTGCCTACCTTCGCAAGCACTTACGGACTCACACAGACGCTTCTCATCaaatcagtgacataaacattATACACACTGACCCACTTCCATCTCCTCCACCCCCCAGTGAGGTTCCTCCCTCCACTGTTGAACCCAGTGCCATATCTCTGACGGTTCCAGTGACTGTACCTGTGACTGCTTTTCAGCCTCTGCCAGAGTACTTGGTGAAAGAAGAGGGActttaa
- the LOC113135260 gene encoding circularly permutated Ras protein 1-like isoform X1: MEFASEFVYVPPSASQKDVQRFNGHVVKRSALLPPVNWLRPRVPPPPPPTAEAKTSKSSPSSPKISERLDKSKEVKKVEKLTVLEKAEFHNKIGATSSISTAPEQTMPSRKIALLPPHMRHASNNQTLSYSQPLNDSEALPYDVPRSHPDSDAHPWDPDYCYTTPEGSGGDMKLPDADTNNLPGHTPALPPRPSFMKSIPDYVLVLPPSSLSSQKSPSTSSPSLSHADKGPLPGNPNVVLVSLGKLVSEDRVQPIHGKPTSCSHCGSVLDSCYQNEVGRCCFCQAWELTSRPSKPQNLSRGYQDGLFLLNPDETPQCDGHALVLFCIDISGSMSITSQVSEGEHTVHRTRLQFVQEAVLQCVQRLSEEQPDIRVGLITFNYQVTLHGHENAMSCFISGAELTDVDYLKEAAASFPSPPPLSHTKDHLQRQITGLSESGTTALGPAALLAVSMASRQPGSKVIICTDGKANTELGNLEEEDIDARTLLTSTIFYQELGENAANQGVTVSVLSIEGTDCRLDEVGRLADRTGGQVVIASPNRLHPEFEQIIENRTIATHCTVTLLLPTSLRLRGEREAGHKGTREVGNVDPNIEITFQFGVHEGDTEVPPPSSGSCVPIQLQIRYRQRNGQRMLRVITSDKDVTDDSSAVLSSLSLAIIQLNSSQASAALAVRGRFFDAVKEGELQRELIERAIEHNRSADDKQTYQDWVKTMEPIYNNIHNFTRRKSVISDSQSLTDAGAALLYTMKHSNRKSISLKNKHKL, from the exons ATGGAATTTGCTTCTGAGTTTGTTTATGTGCCACCGTCAGCAAGTCAGAAGGACGTGCAACGATTTAATGGTCATGTCGTAAAACGCTCAG ctctcctccctcctgttAACTGGCTCCGTCCTCGagttcctccccctcctcctccaacaGCAGAAGCCAAAACATCTAAATCCAGCCCATCTTCCCCAAAGATCAGTGAACGTCTGGACAAGAGcaaggaggtgaagaaggttgAGAAGCTCACAGTCTTGGAAAAAGCagaatttcacaataaaattgGTGCAACTTCTTCCATCAGTACAGCACCTGAGCAGACAATGCCATCTCGGAAAATAG CTCTTCTTCCACCACACATGAGACATGCGTCAAACAACCAGACCCTTAGTTACAGCCAGCCGCTCAATGACAGCGAGGCATTACCTTATGACGTGCCAAGGAGTCATCCGGATTCAGATGCCCATCCCTGGGACCCAGATTACTGCTACACCACACCAGAAGGGAGTGGTGGTGACATGAAGCTACCAGATGCTGATACTAACAATTTGCCAGGCCATACACCAG CCCTCCCTCCGAGACCTTCATTCATGAAGTCAATTCCAGACTATGTGCTGGTGTTACCCCCCTCTTCTCTATCCTCTCAGAAATCCCCTTCGACCTCGTCGCCTTCACTGTCTCATG CAGATAAAGGGCCTCTTCCAGGGAATCCTAATGTGGTCCTTGTCAGTTTAGGAAAATTAGTCTCAGAGGACAGAG TGCAGCCCATACATGGAAAACCCACATCATGCTCCCATTGTGGCTCTGTGCTGGACTCCTGCTATCAAAATGAG GTTGGCAGGTGTTGCTTCTGTCAGGCCTGGGAGTTGACCAGCAGACCCAGTAAACCACAGAATCTTTCGAGAGGTTACCAGGACGGCCTTTTTCTCCTCAACCCCGATGAAACGCCCCAGTGTGACGGCCATGCTCTGGTGCTCTTCTGCATCGATATCTCAGGCTCCATGAGCATCACCTCCCAG GTGTCGGAGGGAGAGCACACTGTCCACAGAACCCGCCTCCag TTTGTCCAGGAAGCCGTGCTGCAGTGTGTCCAGAGACTAAGTGAAGAACAACCTGACATAAGAGTGGGGCTCATCACCTTCAACTATCAG GTGACTCTGCATGGACATGAGAATGCCATGTCATGTTTCATCAGTGGTGCTGAGTTGACCGATGTAGATTATCTGAAAGAGGCTGCAGCCAGTTTCCCCAGTCCACCGCCACTCTCACACACCAAGGACCACTTACAGAGACAAATAACTGG ATTATCTGAGAGTGGGACCACAGCTCTGGGCCCAGCTGCTCTCTTGGCTGTGTCAATGGCCTCCAGACAGCCTGGCTCAAAG GTGATTATCTGTACAGATGGGAAGGCAAACACAGAGTTAGGAaacctggaggaggaggatatTGATGCTCGCACACTCCTCACATCCACCATCTTTTACCAGGAGCTGGGGGAAAATGCTGCTAATCAGGG TGTGACAGTCTCTGTGCTGTCCATAGAGGGAACAGACTGCAGGCTGGATGAGGTGGGAAGGCTCGCTGATCGCACTGGAGGGCAA GTGGTAATAGCAAGTCCCAATAGGCTGCACCCAGAGTTTGAACAGATCATTGAGAACAGGACCATAGCTACACACTGTACTGTGACACTACTGCTGCCCACATCTCT gcGTTtgagaggggagagggaggcaggACACAAAGGGACCAGAGAGGTGGGGAATGTGGACCCCAATATAGAGATTACCTTCCAGTTTGGAGTCCATGAAGGGGACACAGAag tgccTCCGCCATCGTCTGGCAGCTGTGTCCCCATCCAGCTGCAGATCAGGTACAGGCAGAGGAACGGACAGAGAATGCTCCGAGTGATAACGTCAGACAAAGATGTTACAGATGACAG CTCAGCAGtcctgtcctctctgtctctggccaTCATCCAGCTCAACTCATCACAGGCCAGCGCCGCTCTGGCCGTCAGAGGCCGCTTTTTCGACGCTGTGAAGGAAGGAGAGCTACAGAGGGAACTGATCGAGAGAGCAAT aGAGCATAATCGCAGTGCAGATGACAAACAGACATACCAAGACTGGGTTAAAACCATGGAGCCAATATACAACAACATACACAACTTCACAAGG aGAAAATCTGTCATTTCAGACTCACAG TCTCTAACAGATGCTGGTGCGGCACTGCTCTATACCATGAAGCACAGCAACAGGAAGTCCATATCACTaaagaataaacacaaactcTAA